A region of Pyxidicoccus parkwaysis DNA encodes the following proteins:
- a CDS encoding ThiF family adenylyltransferase translates to MVQPRFQRNLGVIGPETLARLARTHVLVAGVGGAGGQCAVDLARMGFGCLTLADFDAYERHNMNRQVGCFESTLGQSKVEVVGRMCLDIHPDLKLRCLPEGITEANADGVLAGGEGLPPVDYVVEVIDIAGARAKQALHRACRARGVVAMTGLMLGFGAALHVFQPDAPLYESLYLLPDGRIDLPAIIPHLGSYMLQEYMDACYRGTGHAPTCVVGATTAAGMLVSELMRGIMLGARAMVSWPEYLYVDLFDHRYVRASVRPSRPPVRLTPPRVSAPRG, encoded by the coding sequence ATGGTGCAACCCCGTTTTCAGCGAAACCTCGGTGTCATTGGCCCTGAAACATTGGCGCGGCTGGCGCGCACGCATGTGCTCGTCGCGGGCGTGGGCGGGGCGGGCGGGCAGTGCGCGGTGGACCTGGCGCGCATGGGCTTCGGCTGTCTCACGCTCGCGGACTTCGACGCGTACGAGCGGCACAACATGAACCGGCAGGTGGGCTGCTTCGAGAGCACGCTGGGCCAGTCCAAGGTGGAGGTGGTGGGGCGGATGTGTTTGGACATCCACCCGGACCTGAAGCTGCGGTGCCTGCCCGAGGGCATCACCGAGGCCAACGCGGACGGCGTGCTCGCGGGCGGCGAGGGCCTGCCGCCGGTGGACTACGTGGTGGAGGTCATCGACATCGCGGGTGCGAGAGCGAAGCAGGCGCTCCACCGCGCGTGCCGCGCGCGCGGGGTGGTTGCGATGACGGGGCTGATGCTGGGCTTCGGCGCGGCGCTGCACGTCTTCCAGCCGGACGCGCCGCTGTACGAGTCGCTCTACCTCCTCCCCGACGGCCGCATCGACCTGCCGGCCATCATCCCCCACCTGGGCAGCTACATGCTCCAGGAGTACATGGACGCGTGCTACCGGGGCACGGGGCACGCGCCCACGTGCGTGGTGGGGGCCACCACGGCGGCGGGGATGCTGGTGAGCGAGTTGATGCGCGGAATCATGCTCGGCGCGCGCGCCATGGTGTCCTGGCCCGAGTACCTCTACGTGGACCTCTTCGACCACCGCTACGTCCGCGCGTCGGTGAGGCCCTCGCGTCCCCCCGTCCGGCTCACACCACCCCGCGTGTCCGCGCCTCGCGGATGA
- a CDS encoding DofA protein produces MGTPVFKTAIIDRVFFLRWEAPPSYEEIQAVHARMQSAYDELQPPLVLVASLNPKSSVPNTEQRRNLSNLQSDVRPLFTEIHAILEGSDLHYNLQRVIIAGINLVTRTFDDSYHRVHKHADLVAPFLNKRLGVDGAKVIREARTRGVV; encoded by the coding sequence ATGGGTACTCCGGTCTTCAAGACAGCCATCATCGACAGGGTCTTCTTCCTCCGCTGGGAGGCGCCGCCGAGCTACGAGGAAATCCAGGCCGTCCACGCCCGGATGCAGAGCGCCTACGACGAGCTCCAGCCGCCGCTCGTGCTGGTGGCGAGCCTGAATCCGAAGTCCTCCGTGCCCAACACCGAGCAGCGCCGCAACCTGTCCAACCTCCAGTCGGACGTGCGGCCGCTCTTCACGGAGATTCACGCCATCCTCGAGGGCAGCGACCTGCACTACAACCTGCAGCGGGTCATCATCGCCGGCATCAACCTCGTCACGCGCACCTTCGACGATTCGTACCACCGCGTGCACAAGCACGCGGACCTGGTGGCGCCGTTCCTCAACAAGCGACTGGGCGTGGACGGCGCGAAGGTCATCCGCGAGGCGCGGACACGCGGGGTGGTGTGA
- a CDS encoding acylase: MSLLAGLSLAFAAGCSDDPDPDPDPNPPPTTPTYEATIKRTAHGIPHITGKDFGSLGYGQGYAFAKDHVCILADQIIKIKGQRAEYLGQGAGQLYAASDFAYRVLDLPAKAQASFSKQSPDLQALLKGYAAGFNRYVKETPAASLPKPCTNAAWVKPITAEDLLAYHISVGLAASSYQLILAIAAATPPTTTGGGVGVPAPGSFKIQRPDVSQVGSNGWAVGKDKSEGGRGMVVANPHFPWEGELKLWESQLTVPGQLNIYGVGLLGVPAVLIGFNENVAWTHTFSSGQRMTLYRLPLVDGKPTTYKYDGAERAMTPHEIQISVKLPEGSLTQVKRTMYTSHYGPVITIPGSLDWTKQFAYTFRDANLDNTVLDEQFLRMDRAKSLAEFKQAYADVSGIPWVNTMAADKDGNVWYTDATPTPNLKPEAIQAWRAGVAGGDLQVAGVFNANGLVLLDGSSSQNEWQNDPESKWPGIIPFSKVPKLDRTDFVFNANDSYWLANPNQKLTGYSPMHGLEDVGQSPRTRMNAELLMEVREDGASGANGKFNRTELENAILSNRSLTAELLRDAVVQRCEGKTVINVNTGTATKPVDISQGCTVLKNWDGRFNTDSVGAIVWREFAATAPGGTHTTGGTLYAVPFDKANPLTTPNTLAPAPATGDDPVLNRLGLAVDVLNRAGIALNKPLGEVQYAPRVAGEKIPIHGGIAVDGTANVVSFGTFRSSSEEAAPSASQGNLFNSRTGLSSTGYVINNGSSFIMAMEFTDQGPKARAVLTYSESSDPASPFFADQTRLFSKKEWRDIAYTDAEVTTAKIEEVTISGD; this comes from the coding sequence TTGTCCCTCCTCGCCGGTCTGAGCCTGGCCTTCGCGGCCGGATGCTCGGATGACCCGGATCCCGACCCGGATCCGAACCCCCCGCCGACGACGCCGACGTACGAAGCCACCATCAAGCGTACGGCCCACGGCATTCCCCACATCACCGGCAAGGACTTTGGCAGCCTGGGCTACGGCCAGGGCTATGCCTTCGCCAAGGACCACGTCTGCATCCTCGCGGATCAGATCATCAAGATTAAGGGCCAGCGCGCGGAGTACCTCGGCCAGGGCGCCGGCCAGCTCTACGCGGCCAGCGACTTCGCGTACCGCGTACTGGACCTGCCGGCCAAGGCGCAGGCCAGCTTCAGCAAGCAGTCGCCGGACCTCCAGGCGCTGCTGAAGGGCTACGCGGCGGGCTTCAACCGCTACGTGAAGGAGACGCCGGCGGCCAGCCTGCCCAAGCCCTGCACCAACGCGGCCTGGGTGAAGCCCATCACCGCGGAGGACCTGCTCGCCTACCACATCAGCGTGGGCCTCGCGGCCAGCAGCTACCAGCTCATCCTCGCCATCGCCGCGGCCACGCCGCCGACGACGACGGGCGGTGGCGTGGGCGTGCCCGCTCCGGGCAGCTTCAAGATTCAGCGCCCCGACGTCTCGCAGGTCGGCAGCAACGGCTGGGCCGTGGGCAAGGACAAGTCCGAGGGCGGCCGCGGCATGGTGGTGGCCAACCCGCACTTCCCCTGGGAGGGCGAGCTCAAGCTGTGGGAGAGCCAGCTCACCGTGCCGGGCCAGCTCAACATCTACGGCGTGGGCCTGCTCGGCGTGCCCGCCGTCCTCATCGGCTTCAACGAGAACGTCGCGTGGACGCACACGTTCTCGTCCGGCCAGCGCATGACGCTGTACCGGCTGCCGCTCGTGGACGGAAAGCCGACCACGTACAAGTACGACGGCGCCGAGCGCGCGATGACGCCGCACGAAATCCAGATCTCCGTGAAGCTGCCCGAGGGCTCGCTGACCCAGGTCAAGCGGACGATGTACACGAGCCACTACGGCCCCGTCATCACCATCCCCGGCTCGCTCGACTGGACGAAGCAGTTCGCCTACACGTTCCGCGACGCCAACCTCGACAACACCGTGCTGGACGAGCAGTTCCTCCGCATGGACCGGGCGAAGAGCCTGGCCGAGTTCAAGCAGGCCTACGCGGATGTCTCGGGCATCCCCTGGGTGAACACCATGGCGGCCGACAAGGACGGCAACGTCTGGTACACGGACGCCACCCCCACGCCCAACCTGAAGCCCGAGGCCATCCAGGCCTGGCGCGCCGGCGTGGCGGGCGGAGATTTGCAGGTCGCCGGAGTCTTCAACGCCAACGGCCTGGTGCTGCTGGACGGCAGCTCCTCCCAGAACGAGTGGCAGAATGACCCCGAGTCCAAGTGGCCCGGCATCATCCCCTTCAGCAAGGTGCCGAAGCTGGACCGCACGGACTTCGTCTTCAACGCCAACGACAGCTACTGGCTGGCCAACCCGAACCAGAAGCTCACGGGCTACTCGCCCATGCACGGCCTGGAAGACGTGGGCCAGAGCCCGCGCACGCGCATGAACGCGGAGCTGCTCATGGAGGTCCGCGAGGACGGCGCCTCCGGGGCCAACGGCAAGTTCAACCGGACCGAGCTGGAGAACGCCATCCTCAGCAACCGCAGCCTGACGGCGGAGCTGCTGCGCGACGCCGTGGTGCAGCGCTGCGAGGGCAAGACGGTCATCAACGTCAACACCGGCACCGCCACCAAGCCGGTGGACATCAGCCAGGGCTGCACCGTGCTGAAGAACTGGGACGGCCGCTTCAACACCGACAGCGTGGGCGCCATCGTCTGGCGCGAGTTCGCCGCCACCGCTCCGGGCGGCACGCACACCACCGGCGGCACGCTGTACGCGGTGCCCTTCGACAAGGCCAACCCCCTCACCACGCCCAACACGCTGGCCCCGGCCCCGGCCACCGGTGACGACCCGGTGCTCAACCGCCTGGGTCTGGCGGTGGACGTGCTCAACCGCGCGGGCATCGCGCTGAACAAGCCGCTGGGTGAGGTGCAGTACGCGCCGCGCGTGGCGGGCGAGAAGATTCCCATCCACGGCGGCATCGCGGTGGACGGCACGGCGAACGTCGTCTCCTTCGGCACCTTCCGCTCCTCCTCCGAGGAGGCCGCGCCGAGCGCCTCGCAGGGCAACCTGTTCAACTCCCGCACCGGCCTGTCCAGCACCGGCTACGTCATCAACAACGGCAGCAGCTTCATCATGGCGATGGAGTTCACCGACCAGGGCCCCAAGGCCCGCGCGGTGCTGACGTACAGCGAGAGCAGCGACCCGGCGTCGCCGTTCTTCGCGGACCAGACGCGCCTGTTCTCCAAGAAGGAGTGGCGCGACATCGCCTACACGGACGCGGAAGTCACCACTGCCAAGATTGAAGAGGTCACCATCTCCGGTGACTAG